In Sulfitobacter sp. M39, the following proteins share a genomic window:
- a CDS encoding sensor histidine kinase — protein MIITIAAYRIDRLLYASHLQGVKSATYRELLEVRENFESVLHSQSLVLRELSTFIGENPDISQKQFAERVSNIRGIDDSVRGIAAAPNMVITLAHPLDQNRGALGLDYRQNSPEYPSIVRMFTSGDEMITGPVNLAQGGAGLILRAPVYRPKLDGNSNAVSGLDQRRAWGVVSLVLDYDLFLKKSGIADAEKRYDLYIDISGHSPDDEGTFVYGKQALLKESTVQLKFDFEFEDWVLHAATKGGWPQTYPGRWMHRTMISVAAVTLILTLFYVLWVSEKRKQAESLLNRGVEALSDGFVMFDEYDRLIMSNERYREIYGFPRSLMTPGTHLRQFLNAGAKILNKSHDSANETDWMRDRLASYQSTNPTDSEQHFSDDRVVKVSDHRLENGSYVGLRVDITELSKAKKEAECASNAKTDFMGVLSHELRTPLTVILGVAKISQNARMLPASKQLFKAYEDGELASSKALVLIDEVFDQLSSMMDRLVKSGEHLLFLVNEMLDVAKVESGTLVVEPTLCAVSDIAEPVIDQLRTLSYQKGLDFEVEQNAEVVFADAVRSRQILFNLIGNAIKFTDAGFVRMNISAEQGMVHFTVEDSGPGIPDEDLDSIFEIFYQVDSSATRRAGGTGMGLAIARSLATLQNGSLTVSSTLGEGTCFVLSLPEPPEDGPIIETKENEAAHLAA, from the coding sequence ATGATCATCACGATTGCAGCGTATCGAATCGACAGGTTGCTATATGCTTCACATCTTCAAGGCGTGAAATCTGCTACCTATCGTGAGCTCTTAGAGGTGCGTGAGAACTTCGAAAGCGTGCTCCACTCGCAGTCGCTTGTTCTACGTGAACTTTCTACCTTTATTGGTGAAAATCCAGATATATCGCAGAAACAGTTTGCAGAACGCGTGTCGAATATTCGTGGAATTGATGACAGTGTAAGAGGTATTGCTGCGGCACCCAATATGGTCATCACTTTAGCTCATCCTTTAGACCAGAATAGAGGTGCTCTGGGGTTAGACTACCGACAGAACTCACCAGAATATCCTTCAATTGTTAGAATGTTTACGAGCGGAGATGAAATGATCACCGGGCCCGTAAATTTGGCACAAGGGGGTGCTGGGTTGATATTAAGGGCTCCTGTCTACCGACCAAAACTTGATGGAAATTCAAACGCTGTATCCGGTTTGGACCAAAGACGTGCCTGGGGGGTGGTCTCATTGGTGCTGGATTATGATCTGTTCCTTAAGAAGTCTGGCATTGCGGACGCTGAAAAGAGATACGATCTCTACATCGATATTTCCGGACACTCGCCTGATGATGAAGGTACATTTGTCTATGGCAAACAGGCCTTGCTGAAAGAAAGCACCGTGCAGCTAAAGTTCGACTTCGAGTTCGAAGACTGGGTGCTTCACGCAGCTACAAAGGGTGGTTGGCCGCAAACCTACCCCGGCCGTTGGATGCATCGTACCATGATTTCGGTTGCGGCCGTGACTTTGATACTCACACTGTTTTACGTGCTCTGGGTTTCGGAAAAACGAAAGCAAGCGGAGTCCTTGCTAAACAGAGGGGTGGAAGCACTGAGTGACGGCTTCGTCATGTTTGATGAATACGATCGCTTGATAATGAGTAATGAAAGGTACAGGGAGATTTATGGCTTTCCGAGGTCACTTATGACGCCGGGAACGCACTTGAGGCAGTTTTTAAACGCTGGAGCGAAAATACTGAATAAATCGCACGATTCTGCTAATGAAACTGATTGGATGCGGGATCGTTTGGCGTCTTACCAATCGACGAATCCGACTGATAGTGAACAGCATTTTTCCGATGACAGGGTCGTTAAGGTTTCTGACCATCGTTTAGAAAATGGCAGCTACGTTGGCCTTCGTGTAGATATTACAGAATTGAGTAAGGCTAAAAAAGAAGCTGAGTGTGCAAGTAATGCCAAAACTGACTTCATGGGAGTTTTGAGCCATGAACTCCGCACGCCCCTTACTGTTATCCTTGGAGTTGCCAAAATTTCCCAGAATGCGCGTATGTTACCTGCCTCCAAGCAGTTGTTTAAGGCATACGAAGATGGGGAACTTGCATCGTCAAAAGCGTTGGTATTGATCGATGAAGTTTTCGATCAGCTTTCGAGTATGATGGACCGGTTGGTAAAATCCGGAGAGCATCTGCTATTTTTGGTAAATGAGATGCTTGATGTAGCAAAAGTTGAATCTGGGACCTTGGTCGTGGAACCGACGCTGTGTGCCGTTTCCGACATCGCAGAGCCCGTTATAGATCAGCTTAGAACGCTTTCCTATCAGAAGGGGCTGGACTTTGAAGTGGAGCAAAACGCGGAAGTGGTGTTTGCCGACGCTGTCCGGTCCCGTCAAATCCTGTTCAATTTGATAGGTAATGCGATAAAATTCACCGATGCCGGTTTTGTTCGAATGAATATTAGCGCCGAGCAAGGGATGGTTCACTTCACAGTCGAGGACAGCGGACCTGGCATACCGGACGAGGATTTAGACAGCATTTTTGAAATCTTCTACCAAGTCGACTCCTCCGCGACACGGCGGGCCGGTGGTACCGGAATGGGCTTAGCCATTGCTCGAAGTCTGGCAACGTTACAAAATGGTAGTCTAACCGTCAGCAGCACGCTTGGAGAAGGTACTTGTTTCGTGCTGAGCTTGCCCGAGCCACCTGAAGATGGGCCCATTATCGAAACGAAAGAAAACGAAGCCGCTCATTTAGCCGCTTGA
- a CDS encoding GNAT family N-acetyltransferase: MQIDFEDGETGGRYVLRTEDGEAVSTFSKAGDKIVIIDHTEVDDALRGLGYGQMLIERIVADMRKQSKKIVPLCPFAASQFRKHPEWAEVLN; the protein is encoded by the coding sequence ATGCAAATAGATTTTGAAGACGGAGAAACAGGCGGACGCTATGTCCTGCGAACCGAGGATGGCGAGGCCGTGTCGACCTTCTCCAAAGCTGGAGATAAGATCGTCATCATCGACCACACCGAAGTCGACGACGCCTTGCGGGGCCTCGGGTACGGGCAGATGCTTATCGAACGAATTGTCGCTGACATGCGAAAGCAAAGCAAAAAGATCGTGCCGCTGTGCCCCTTCGCCGCCTCACAGTTTCGAAAACACCCCGAATGGGCTGAAGTGCTGAATTAG
- a CDS encoding c-type cytochrome, producing MRIRLSTIAGFFCVLLSGCSEGSIKGSEEIREGQLIFAKECSACHGVRGKGAGSPSLAMGIVAPDLTGIKQRNGGYFPREFVSRFIMGRLEKEDPFSAMPDFSTVGLRHVYPNGGADGEVLETDFANLLDYLEAIQE from the coding sequence ATGCGAATCCGTCTCTCAACAATCGCCGGTTTTTTCTGCGTTCTTCTATCAGGTTGTTCCGAAGGCTCTATCAAGGGGTCTGAAGAAATTCGTGAAGGGCAACTAATTTTTGCAAAAGAATGCTCTGCTTGCCATGGTGTGCGTGGCAAAGGCGCAGGGTCTCCATCACTGGCCATGGGGATCGTAGCGCCTGACTTAACAGGGATCAAGCAACGCAATGGCGGGTACTTCCCTCGGGAATTTGTTAGTCGCTTCATCATGGGCCGTCTCGAAAAAGAAGATCCCTTTTCTGCAATGCCCGATTTTTCGACGGTCGGGCTTCGCCATGTTTACCCGAATGGGGGCGCAGATGGAGAGGTACTGGAAACCGATTTTGCAAATTTGCTCGACTACCTCGAAGCGATACAGGAGTAG
- a CDS encoding hybrid sensor histidine kinase/response regulator: MNIDLDTIFANAPSPYILLDPDLRMVWANTAYLEVTGRTRDSIIGKLMTEEFPVQPESVSDEMLRGSFRRVLTTGKPDHLPLIPYPIEDANGHLVERYWSATHTPILNDQGRVEFILQNTVDVTDLYLDAQVKGPGDILRNAELMQRAEAVTSKNLELGKATEFFQSAFEQAPGFMAVLNGPQHVFQFVNQAYIELIGTRDVVGLPVRKALPDIEGQGFYEMLDQVFQSGEPVSVKSMLAKLRPSPDVQPEEHFVDFIFYPLKDSAGAPTGIFVQGHDVTDQKNAEAALTATREKFRTMAQTMPVHVWTADKDGGLNWLNVRIYEFTGYSEGDLYGAEWGRVVHPDDLRPAVESWNNAIQNVEGYETEFRIRKANGTYRWHLVRATPLRGDDGTLTGWVGTNTDIEDRKNSEAIIAKLNSTLEERVEKRTRELDAVNAELRQSQKLESIGSLAGGIAHDFNNLLQVVMGNLQSAMRNVPEDSTVQKRLEQAVISVKRGATLASQLLSFARKQPLSPVVINMGWLIENTKEILHSAVGQGIELEALFDEGLWNTSVDPNSMENALLNLAINSRDAMSGQGKLTINAANVVLGESFVRLHPDVSAGEYIRLAVSDTGCGMSQETADRIFEPFFTTKESGRGTGLGLSMVYGFAKQSGGHMTVESQVGEGTTISIYLPRSLETEMINEPAGEHRLIGGTETILLVEDDDSVRDTAFNLLSELGYTVIQATDAEEALAKVKEGHHIDLVFTDVVMPGAMNGHDLALQVANLRPEILVLFTSGFVQDTVFQDGRLLNGVQLISKPYTQVELASKLREVIGREGKPLAERSDRAQRKPSSSKVQSAEGADGLRLLVCEDDALIRMDMTDMLRDAGHHVFESSSADSALTLLKTENIDMLITDVGLPDRTGLELAEEARELNSELPVVFATGGAHAQTGTGIGNCKVLIKPFSDTDLLAAIKASMAKP; encoded by the coding sequence ATGAATATTGATCTGGACACAATTTTTGCGAATGCACCATCTCCCTATATCCTGCTTGATCCTGACCTTAGGATGGTTTGGGCGAACACCGCCTACCTCGAAGTAACAGGGAGAACCCGTGACTCGATAATTGGGAAGCTCATGACAGAGGAGTTTCCGGTACAGCCTGAATCCGTTTCTGATGAGATGCTGCGCGGTTCGTTCAGGCGTGTGCTAACAACCGGGAAACCGGATCACCTTCCACTGATCCCCTACCCTATTGAGGACGCAAACGGTCATCTCGTTGAACGGTATTGGAGTGCGACGCATACTCCGATCCTTAATGACCAAGGTCGTGTGGAGTTCATCCTCCAGAATACCGTCGATGTGACCGATCTTTATCTTGATGCACAGGTAAAGGGTCCTGGCGATATCTTGCGAAACGCTGAGCTTATGCAGCGCGCGGAAGCTGTTACTTCAAAAAATCTGGAACTCGGGAAGGCCACAGAGTTTTTCCAATCCGCCTTTGAGCAGGCTCCCGGTTTCATGGCGGTCTTAAACGGGCCGCAGCATGTTTTTCAGTTTGTGAACCAAGCCTATATTGAATTGATCGGTACTCGTGACGTCGTCGGTTTGCCTGTGCGCAAAGCACTACCAGACATTGAGGGGCAAGGTTTTTATGAAATGCTGGATCAAGTGTTTCAGTCGGGTGAACCGGTCTCGGTCAAGTCAATGTTAGCGAAGCTACGTCCCTCGCCCGATGTTCAGCCCGAAGAGCATTTCGTAGATTTCATATTCTACCCTCTGAAGGACAGCGCTGGTGCACCCACAGGAATTTTTGTTCAAGGCCACGATGTCACTGACCAGAAGAACGCCGAAGCCGCGCTGACTGCTACTCGTGAAAAATTCAGGACCATGGCTCAGACAATGCCGGTCCATGTCTGGACGGCAGATAAGGATGGTGGGCTGAACTGGCTGAACGTGCGTATCTATGAGTTCACAGGTTACTCTGAGGGTGATTTATACGGAGCCGAATGGGGCCGCGTTGTCCATCCTGACGATTTAAGGCCCGCTGTTGAAAGCTGGAACAACGCCATTCAAAACGTTGAAGGGTATGAAACTGAATTTCGAATCCGGAAAGCAAATGGTACGTATCGCTGGCACCTTGTGAGAGCCACGCCATTGCGGGGCGATGATGGAACTTTGACGGGTTGGGTCGGCACGAATACCGACATTGAAGATCGAAAGAATTCCGAAGCCATAATTGCCAAGCTTAATTCCACGCTTGAAGAACGGGTCGAAAAGCGAACCCGTGAACTTGATGCCGTCAACGCGGAGTTGAGGCAAAGCCAAAAGCTCGAATCTATTGGCAGCTTGGCAGGTGGGATCGCCCATGATTTTAACAACCTTCTTCAGGTCGTAATGGGTAACCTACAGAGTGCGATGCGCAATGTGCCCGAAGACTCGACCGTTCAAAAGCGATTGGAACAGGCGGTGATAAGCGTAAAGCGTGGCGCAACACTGGCATCTCAGCTTTTATCCTTCGCCCGTAAACAGCCTCTTTCACCGGTAGTGATTAACATGGGCTGGTTGATTGAGAACACTAAAGAGATTTTGCATAGCGCAGTTGGTCAGGGGATCGAACTTGAGGCCTTATTTGACGAAGGCCTTTGGAATACGAGCGTAGACCCTAACAGTATGGAAAATGCGTTGCTCAACCTCGCGATCAATTCTCGCGACGCTATGTCTGGTCAAGGGAAGCTCACCATAAATGCTGCCAATGTGGTGCTGGGGGAAAGCTTCGTGAGGTTACACCCTGATGTCAGCGCTGGTGAGTACATCAGGCTGGCGGTCTCTGACACGGGATGCGGAATGTCTCAAGAAACCGCTGATCGCATTTTCGAGCCTTTCTTTACCACCAAAGAAAGTGGCCGCGGAACCGGTCTTGGTTTGTCGATGGTTTACGGTTTCGCAAAGCAATCCGGTGGGCATATGACTGTTGAATCCCAGGTTGGTGAAGGGACTACAATATCTATCTACCTGCCCCGCTCACTCGAAACTGAGATGATTAACGAACCCGCTGGAGAGCACAGGCTGATCGGTGGGACAGAAACGATCCTGCTTGTCGAAGACGACGATAGCGTACGAGATACTGCGTTCAATTTGCTATCCGAACTTGGTTATACAGTTATCCAAGCCACCGATGCAGAAGAAGCTTTAGCTAAAGTGAAAGAAGGGCACCATATAGATCTCGTATTTACGGACGTTGTCATGCCAGGTGCGATGAATGGGCATGACCTGGCGCTACAAGTCGCGAACTTACGCCCCGAAATACTGGTACTTTTCACTTCCGGCTTTGTACAAGATACGGTCTTTCAAGACGGTCGATTGCTCAATGGCGTTCAGCTAATCAGCAAGCCGTACACACAAGTGGAATTAGCCAGCAAACTAAGAGAAGTTATCGGTCGCGAAGGGAAACCTCTTGCGGAGCGATCAGATAGAGCACAACGCAAACCCAGTTCGAGTAAGGTGCAAAGTGCCGAAGGTGCCGACGGTCTTCGCCTTCTGGTCTGTGAAGACGATGCTTTGATACGGATGGACATGACGGACATGTTGCGTGACGCGGGGCACCATGTGTTTGAATCTTCAAGTGCTGACAGTGCGCTTACTCTGCTAAAAACAGAAAACATAGATATGCTTATTACCGATGTTGGCTTACCCGACCGTACGGGCTTGGAACTCGCTGAAGAAGCGAGGGAATTAAATAGTGAATTGCCAGTCGTGTTCGCCACGGGAGGTGCCCACGCCCAAACTGGTACGGGCATCGGTAACTGCAAAGTACTGATCAAACCCTTTTCCGATACCGATCTTCTGGCTGCGATCAAAGCTTCGATGGCCAAACCCTAA